The following proteins are encoded in a genomic region of Flammeovirga pectinis:
- a CDS encoding arylsulfatase, which yields MMKATRIYVGLLFIVLLSSCASTTRNTAKSKTTKQPNIIYILADDLGYGDLSSYGQTKFTTPNIDNLAEGGMKFTQHYSGSAVCAPSRSSLMSGQHTGHTPIRGNKELETEGQTSIPAATYTIAELLKDAGYTTGAFGKWGLGAIGEEGDAINQGFDEFYGYNCQRAAHRYYPEYIWHNNEKVFLEGNDWTNKVTYAPDKIQEATLQFIENNKDNTFFAYVPLILPHAELIAPEDSIIQKFRGKYPEKAYDKTKRYVSDYGPDIKKQMYCPQEIPHATFASMVYRTDIYVGQIMSKLKELGIDDNTIVMFASDNGPHQEGGADPKFFNSGGNLKGIKRDLYEGGIRTPFIVRWPKKIKAGSTSEHVSAFWDVMPTLTELVEVENATENDGISFLPTLLGKEQVEQHPYLYWELFTKGGRQAVRLGDWKGVRYKATKPNAKIELYNLSSDPEETNNLSDQHPDVVAKIAEIMKEARVESSLFPFFDQKLSKK from the coding sequence ATGATGAAAGCGACTAGAATATATGTAGGTTTACTCTTTATAGTTTTACTATCAAGTTGTGCATCTACTACAAGAAATACTGCCAAATCTAAAACTACTAAACAGCCTAATATTATCTATATTCTTGCAGATGATCTTGGGTATGGCGACTTAAGTAGTTACGGGCAAACAAAGTTTACTACGCCAAATATTGATAACCTTGCAGAAGGAGGAATGAAATTTACACAGCATTATAGTGGTTCTGCTGTGTGTGCTCCATCTCGATCTTCATTAATGTCTGGTCAGCATACTGGGCACACGCCTATTAGAGGAAATAAAGAATTAGAAACGGAGGGACAAACGTCTATTCCTGCTGCTACTTATACAATTGCTGAACTACTAAAAGATGCCGGCTATACAACTGGTGCTTTTGGCAAGTGGGGGTTAGGTGCTATTGGCGAAGAAGGTGATGCGATAAACCAAGGTTTTGATGAGTTTTACGGTTATAACTGCCAAAGAGCTGCTCATAGATATTACCCAGAATATATTTGGCATAACAATGAAAAAGTATTTTTAGAAGGAAATGATTGGACCAATAAAGTGACGTATGCACCAGATAAAATACAGGAGGCTACTTTACAATTTATTGAGAATAACAAAGACAATACTTTCTTTGCTTATGTTCCTTTGATTTTACCACATGCTGAATTGATTGCACCAGAAGATTCTATTATTCAGAAATTTAGAGGTAAATATCCAGAAAAAGCGTACGACAAAACGAAGAGATATGTATCGGATTACGGTCCTGATATTAAAAAACAAATGTACTGTCCGCAAGAAATTCCGCATGCAACTTTTGCTTCTATGGTATATAGAACAGATATCTATGTTGGGCAAATTATGAGCAAATTAAAAGAATTGGGTATTGATGATAACACTATTGTTATGTTTGCTAGTGATAATGGACCGCATCAAGAAGGTGGTGCAGACCCTAAATTTTTTAACAGTGGAGGTAACTTAAAAGGGATAAAAAGAGATTTATATGAAGGCGGTATACGTACTCCTTTTATTGTAAGGTGGCCTAAGAAAATTAAAGCGGGAAGTACTTCAGAGCATGTATCTGCATTTTGGGATGTAATGCCTACTCTAACAGAACTAGTTGAAGTAGAGAATGCTACTGAGAACGATGGAATTTCTTTCTTACCTACGTTATTGGGAAAAGAACAAGTAGAACAACACCCCTATTTATATTGGGAGCTTTTTACCAAAGGAGGCCGTCAGGCTGTACGTCTTGGAGATTGGAAGGGTGTGCGCTACAAGGCTACAAAGCCAAATGCAAAAATAGAATTATACAATCTTTCTTCTGATCCTGAAGAAACAAATAATTTAAGCGATCAACATCCAGATGTTGTTGCTAAGATTGCCGAAATTATGAAAGAGGCAAGAGTAGAATCTTCTCTATTTCCTTTCTTTGATCAGAAGTTAAGTAAAAAATAA